In one window of Nakamurella sp. PAMC28650 DNA:
- the yidC gene encoding membrane protein insertase YidC, translating to MLDFIYFPVSALLWAWHQIFALVLGSADGIAWTLSVVFLVLTLRAALFLPFLRQARRQRVVQRLQPQIKTLQRHHAGDRIALAKATQDLHKANGISPLGGCLPGIAQALMFLGLYHVLRSFNRTGAPLRLSIADNATTPNYVFGLPDVQNFLGAKLAGSPLSAAIRSTTSQLAAYSDHVTRFDVVLVALPLMLIAALATYFTARAAVKRQSTPGPINPQASIMNKLTIWVLPLGVLLGGAFLPVAILIYWLTNNACTLALQHFVNRRLDHEQSG from the coding sequence ATGCTCGACTTCATCTATTTCCCGGTGTCCGCCCTCTTGTGGGCCTGGCACCAGATCTTCGCCCTTGTCCTGGGATCGGCCGACGGTATTGCGTGGACGCTGTCTGTCGTCTTCCTCGTCCTGACCCTTCGCGCGGCGCTGTTCCTACCGTTCCTCCGGCAGGCCCGTCGCCAACGGGTCGTGCAACGGTTGCAGCCACAGATCAAAACGCTGCAACGCCACCATGCGGGTGATCGCATCGCCCTCGCCAAAGCGACCCAGGATCTGCACAAGGCCAACGGGATCAGTCCGCTCGGCGGATGCCTTCCCGGCATCGCCCAGGCACTGATGTTCCTCGGCCTCTACCACGTGCTGCGGTCGTTCAACCGCACCGGAGCGCCGCTGCGACTGAGCATTGCGGACAACGCCACGACGCCGAACTACGTCTTCGGCCTACCCGACGTGCAGAATTTTCTCGGCGCCAAGCTGGCCGGGTCGCCACTCTCGGCGGCGATCAGATCGACCACATCCCAGCTGGCCGCCTACAGCGATCACGTGACGAGGTTCGACGTCGTCCTCGTCGCGCTGCCGCTGATGCTCATCGCTGCGTTGGCAACGTATTTCACCGCCCGGGCGGCCGTGAAGAGACAGTCCACCCCGGGGCCGATCAACCCGCAGGCATCGATCATGAACAAGCTGACCATCTGGGTCCTTCCCCTCGGCGTCCTGCTCGGTGGTGCATTCCTCCCGGTGGCGATTCTGATCTATTGGCTGACCAACAATGCCTGCACCCTCGCACTGCAGCATTTCGTCAACCGCAGACTCGATCACGAGCAGTCGGGGTAG
- a CDS encoding 1-phosphofructokinase family hexose kinase, with translation MILTVTPAPGLDRTYRAAQMLEGRVNRAISSEVEASGKGVNVSRALAAAGAATVAVLPLGGPEGRHLAELLTADAVPFLAVQTSIPTRTNTTLAVVGHSTTKMNAPSPGLPESVWDDVKRIVEDLLLQHPGAWVLCSGSVPAGADQLPAQLVELARRLGARSAVDSSGAALDAALAARPDLIAPNHLELAELIGVDVHTLDPDGRDSAGTSLVELASGWAQQLSARTGGAVLATLGAGGAVYADGRGCWHAVAPAIVPVNTVGAGDALLAGFLSVAGSANPGEIPAPGGALATAVAWGTAACAMQSTSGDVAGGADVTAVRITALS, from the coding sequence ATGATCCTGACCGTCACGCCGGCACCGGGCCTCGATCGGACGTACCGGGCCGCGCAGATGCTCGAAGGTCGTGTCAACAGGGCGATCTCGAGCGAGGTCGAGGCAAGCGGCAAGGGCGTCAACGTGTCCAGGGCGCTGGCTGCCGCCGGGGCCGCCACCGTCGCCGTTCTCCCCCTCGGCGGCCCGGAGGGTCGTCATCTGGCCGAACTGCTGACCGCGGATGCGGTGCCGTTCCTGGCCGTGCAGACATCGATACCCACCAGGACCAATACCACGCTGGCCGTTGTCGGCCACTCCACCACGAAGATGAATGCGCCCTCCCCGGGCTTGCCGGAATCGGTCTGGGACGACGTGAAGCGGATCGTCGAGGACCTGCTGCTGCAGCACCCGGGCGCCTGGGTGCTGTGTTCCGGGTCTGTCCCGGCCGGCGCTGATCAGTTGCCGGCGCAACTGGTCGAGTTGGCCCGGCGGCTCGGTGCGCGCAGCGCGGTCGACTCCTCCGGCGCGGCGCTGGATGCGGCGCTGGCGGCCCGGCCCGATCTGATCGCCCCCAACCACCTCGAACTGGCCGAGCTGATCGGGGTCGACGTGCACACCCTCGATCCCGACGGTCGCGATTCCGCCGGAACATCCCTGGTCGAGCTGGCTTCCGGCTGGGCGCAACAACTCTCGGCGCGCACCGGTGGCGCCGTGCTGGCGACGCTGGGTGCCGGCGGCGCGGTCTACGCCGACGGCCGCGGCTGTTGGCACGCCGTCGCGCCGGCCATCGTGCCGGTCAACACCGTCGGTGCCGGTGATGCGCTGCTGGCGGGCTTCCTGTCGGTCGCGGGCTCGGCGAATCCGGGCGAGATCCCAGCGCCCGGCGGTGCGCTCGCCACCGCGGTGGCCTGGGGGACCGCCGCCTGCGCGATGCAGAGCACCTCCGGTGACGTGGCGGGCGGGGCCGACGTCACCGCCGTCCGCATCACCGCCCTGTCCTGA
- a CDS encoding NAD(P)-dependent oxidoreductase: protein MTADSPTPTDSPILPPVTPLDLLVVGDGFITVDDYADALGHLPPDRAGRLSLRGVALTGNKSEHHAAQAIMEVRGPNQVPASPEILAAVAGAAVLGLHFAPVGADVIAAGADLKLISVARAGLENIDVAAATARGIGVVPAMGRNAGAVAELQIGLMLSETRNISRADQSIKSGGWRKDFPGSRVEIAHSTVGMVGFGHVGRVFSQRVSGFGPKLIAYDPYASAESLAESGVTKVDSLIDVFEQSDFILVLARLSPETSRFIGREQFAAMKAGAYFINGARSRLVDYDALYEVLAAGGISGAALDVFDDEPLPPDSRWRKLDNVTMTTHFGGDTAGTNITSARMVVAAAAEFAATGRVFEAVNAKELGWR from the coding sequence ATGACCGCCGACAGCCCGACGCCCACCGACAGCCCCATCCTCCCGCCCGTGACGCCGCTCGATCTCCTGGTGGTCGGCGACGGGTTCATCACGGTCGACGACTATGCCGACGCTCTCGGTCATCTGCCGCCCGATCGAGCCGGCCGGTTGTCCCTACGGGGTGTTGCGCTGACCGGTAACAAGTCCGAACATCATGCGGCGCAGGCCATCATGGAAGTCAGAGGACCGAACCAGGTGCCCGCGTCACCCGAGATCCTGGCCGCCGTCGCAGGTGCCGCCGTGCTCGGCCTGCACTTCGCGCCGGTCGGGGCCGACGTCATCGCGGCCGGCGCCGATCTCAAGCTGATCTCGGTCGCCAGAGCGGGCCTGGAGAACATCGACGTGGCCGCCGCCACGGCCCGCGGTATCGGTGTCGTCCCGGCGATGGGGCGGAACGCCGGCGCGGTCGCCGAACTGCAGATCGGTCTGATGCTGTCCGAGACCCGCAACATCTCCCGCGCCGACCAGTCGATCAAATCCGGCGGATGGCGCAAGGACTTCCCGGGGAGCCGGGTCGAGATCGCCCATTCCACCGTCGGTATGGTCGGGTTCGGCCACGTCGGGAGGGTGTTCTCGCAGCGGGTCTCCGGATTCGGCCCGAAACTGATCGCCTACGACCCTTACGCCTCGGCCGAGTCGCTCGCCGAGTCCGGTGTCACCAAGGTGGACAGCCTGATCGACGTCTTCGAGCAGTCGGACTTCATCCTGGTCCTGGCCAGGTTGTCGCCGGAGACCTCCCGCTTCATCGGCAGGGAGCAGTTCGCCGCCATGAAGGCGGGCGCCTACTTCATCAACGGTGCCCGCTCCCGGCTGGTCGACTACGACGCCCTCTACGAGGTACTGGCAGCCGGCGGCATCTCCGGTGCGGCGCTGGATGTCTTCGACGACGAGCCACTGCCACCCGACTCACGCTGGCGGAAGCTGGACAACGTCACCATGACCACCCATTTCGGCGGTGACACGGCCGGCACCAACATCACCTCCGCCCGGATGGTGGTCGCCGCCGCAGCCGAATTCGCCGCCACCGGCAGGGTGTTCGAGGCGGTCAACGCGAAGGAACTGGGTTGGCGGTGA
- a CDS encoding NAD-dependent succinate-semialdehyde dehydrogenase: MAGITAARISEVIGAVPTGLFIGGDWTAGDGKVAVEDPSNGETLSEVADASPAQGMLALDAAVAAQKDWAATHPRVRGEILRRAFELLIARTEDFALLMTLEMGKPLAEARGEVVYGAEFFRWFSEEAVRIAGRYATAPSGGTRLLTMKQPVGPVFAITPWNFPLAMGTRKIGPALAAGCTVVIKPAELTPLTTLALASLLTEAGLPAGVVNVVTTSRAGALSEPIIRDPRLRKLTFTGSTPVGRKLIEQSAQQVLKVSMELGGNAPFVVFADANLDRAVDGAMLAKMRNIGEACTAANRFIVHESVAEEFSQRLAARMGAMVVGRGIDDGVQVGPLINDAAVEKVSELVADALDHGAKVLTGGDKVGDRGYFYAPTVLTGVPRTARMFSNEIFGPVAPITTFGSDDEGIALANDTEFGLVAYAFTESLTRALTVAERLETGMVGINQGIVSNPAAPFGGVKASGLGREGGNEGIEEYLETKYVGIAL, translated from the coding sequence ATGGCCGGCATCACCGCAGCCCGTATCTCCGAGGTCATCGGAGCGGTCCCGACGGGTCTGTTCATCGGCGGGGACTGGACCGCCGGTGACGGGAAGGTCGCGGTCGAGGACCCGTCGAACGGTGAAACCCTGAGCGAGGTCGCCGACGCGTCGCCGGCGCAGGGGATGCTCGCCCTCGACGCAGCCGTCGCGGCCCAGAAGGATTGGGCGGCCACGCATCCACGGGTCCGCGGCGAGATTCTGCGCAGGGCCTTCGAGCTGCTGATCGCCCGCACCGAGGATTTCGCCCTGCTGATGACGCTGGAGATGGGCAAACCCCTGGCGGAGGCCCGCGGCGAGGTCGTCTACGGCGCCGAGTTCTTCCGCTGGTTCTCCGAGGAGGCCGTGCGGATCGCCGGCCGTTACGCCACCGCGCCGTCCGGCGGTACCCGGTTGTTGACGATGAAACAGCCGGTCGGGCCGGTGTTCGCGATCACGCCCTGGAACTTCCCGCTGGCCATGGGCACGCGCAAGATCGGGCCGGCGCTCGCTGCCGGCTGCACCGTCGTGATCAAACCGGCCGAGCTGACGCCGTTGACGACCCTGGCCCTGGCCTCGTTGCTGACCGAGGCGGGACTGCCCGCCGGGGTGGTCAACGTCGTCACCACTTCGCGCGCCGGTGCGTTGTCCGAACCGATCATCCGCGACCCCCGGCTGCGCAAGCTGACCTTCACCGGGTCGACCCCGGTGGGCCGCAAGCTGATCGAGCAGTCGGCGCAGCAGGTGCTCAAGGTCAGCATGGAACTCGGCGGCAATGCGCCGTTCGTCGTCTTCGCCGATGCGAATCTCGACCGCGCGGTCGACGGGGCGATGCTGGCCAAGATGCGCAACATCGGTGAGGCGTGCACCGCGGCCAACCGGTTCATCGTGCACGAATCGGTCGCGGAAGAGTTCTCCCAGCGGCTGGCCGCCCGGATGGGGGCGATGGTCGTCGGGCGGGGTATCGACGACGGTGTGCAGGTCGGGCCGCTCATCAATGATGCTGCGGTGGAGAAGGTCTCGGAGCTTGTCGCCGATGCGCTCGATCATGGCGCGAAGGTGCTCACCGGCGGCGACAAGGTGGGGGACAGGGGCTATTTCTACGCCCCGACGGTGCTGACAGGTGTGCCACGAACGGCCAGGATGTTCAGCAACGAGATCTTCGGCCCGGTCGCCCCGATCACCACCTTCGGCAGTGACGACGAGGGCATCGCACTGGCCAACGACACCGAGTTCGGCCTCGTCGCCTACGCCTTCACCGAGAGCCTGACCCGGGCGCTGACGGTGGCCGAACGGCTGGAGACCGGCATGGTCGGGATCAACCAGGGCATCGTGTCCAACCCGGCCGCGCCGTTCGGCGGCGTCAAGGCCTCCGGTCTCGGGCGAGAAGGCGGCAACGAGGGCATCGAGGAATACCTGGAGACCAAGTACGTCGGGATCGCTCTGTAG
- a CDS encoding FGGY-family carbohydrate kinase, protein MSGGYLVGVDAGHTVIKAAVFDDRGAEIGRGARPTATFSLHPRWQERDMDVVWTSAAGAVADALADAGIDASEVVSVGIGAHGDGLYLVDAGLRPVRAAILATDSRAASYCDRWNTGAVSERLMAITGQVPAPYTPPATLSWLRDHEPESFERAAHMLFCKDWLRLQLTGEVATDPTEAAAGLCDVRARQWSPEAIELCGLTDAAHLLPPILPSAAVAGRVTEKASAATGLRVGTPVITGSHDVHAAALGIGALTLGSVSAIMGTFNINQLVGPDALPSWQWQARGSLTDGRFLLMSTSPAGATAVDWVRQVTVQPSDFVGEAVAAALADRGGGAVAPDDPFFLPFVYGTMLTPAIRGAFTGLGSWHGPADMLRAGLEGVVFTHRYHLEALENAGPIDTRPVRLAGGGSRSAAWTQLFADATGLSVEVTDAVEAGARGSAMLAGVGAGVFADIDQAAQACVTVVRTQHPRPERKPLLDSRYRIWSATVAALQSVEAR, encoded by the coding sequence GTGAGCGGCGGCTACCTGGTCGGCGTCGACGCGGGCCACACCGTCATCAAAGCGGCCGTCTTCGACGATCGTGGCGCCGAGATCGGCCGTGGCGCAAGGCCTACTGCAACCTTCAGCCTGCACCCGCGTTGGCAGGAGAGGGACATGGACGTCGTCTGGACATCCGCGGCCGGCGCCGTTGCCGACGCACTGGCCGACGCGGGCATCGACGCCTCGGAGGTGGTCAGCGTCGGGATCGGTGCGCACGGCGACGGTCTCTACCTGGTCGACGCCGGTCTCCGTCCGGTCAGGGCGGCGATCCTGGCCACCGACTCCCGGGCGGCGTCCTACTGCGACCGCTGGAACACCGGCGCGGTGTCCGAGCGGCTGATGGCCATCACCGGGCAGGTCCCGGCGCCCTACACCCCCCCCGCCACGCTGTCGTGGCTGCGGGACCACGAGCCCGAATCTTTCGAGCGGGCCGCGCACATGCTCTTCTGCAAGGACTGGCTCCGTCTGCAACTGACCGGCGAGGTGGCCACCGACCCCACGGAGGCGGCTGCCGGGCTCTGCGACGTCCGGGCCCGTCAGTGGTCCCCGGAGGCGATCGAGCTCTGCGGGCTGACCGACGCGGCGCACCTGCTGCCGCCGATCCTGCCGAGCGCGGCGGTGGCCGGCCGGGTCACGGAGAAAGCATCCGCTGCAACGGGTCTGCGGGTGGGCACGCCGGTCATCACCGGCAGTCATGACGTCCACGCCGCCGCTCTGGGCATCGGAGCGCTGACGCTGGGAAGCGTCAGCGCGATCATGGGCACCTTCAACATCAACCAGTTGGTCGGGCCGGACGCGCTGCCCTCGTGGCAGTGGCAGGCGCGGGGTTCCCTGACCGACGGACGGTTCCTGCTGATGTCCACCTCGCCGGCCGGGGCGACGGCGGTCGACTGGGTTCGGCAGGTCACCGTCCAGCCGTCCGACTTCGTCGGCGAGGCGGTCGCGGCGGCTCTGGCCGACCGCGGCGGCGGGGCGGTGGCCCCGGACGACCCGTTCTTCCTGCCGTTCGTCTACGGCACCATGCTGACGCCGGCGATCCGAGGTGCCTTCACCGGTCTCGGTAGTTGGCACGGACCGGCCGACATGCTGCGGGCCGGCCTCGAGGGTGTCGTCTTCACCCACCGCTATCACCTCGAGGCGCTGGAGAACGCCGGGCCCATCGACACCCGCCCCGTCCGTCTTGCGGGAGGTGGAAGTCGTAGCGCCGCATGGACCCAGCTGTTCGCCGACGCCACCGGGCTGTCGGTGGAGGTGACCGACGCGGTCGAGGCGGGTGCCCGGGGATCGGCCATGCTGGCCGGCGTCGGAGCCGGTGTGTTCGCCGACATCGACCAGGCGGCGCAGGCCTGCGTCACGGTCGTCCGGACCCAGCACCCCCGTCCGGAGCGCAAGCCGCTGCTGGACAGTCGCTACCGCATCTGGTCGGCCACCGTGGCGGCCCTGCAGTCGGTCGAGGCGCGGTGA
- a CDS encoding DeoR/GlpR family DNA-binding transcription regulator has protein sequence MYAVERRQQILAIARRDGRVAVNDLAGSFLVAPETVRRDLADLAKQGLVNRVHGGALPADRIGFEGTVSSRSARNQPEKTRIAARARAEIRDAEVIFLDEGSTAVMVALTLDPERPLTVVTGSIPVVTVLNAHPRISLILLGGPVRSGSLAAAGALPAGMLSEFAIDVAFLGANGVTARHGLSCPDLAVATVKTAAVAASRRRVLLADATKFGHDAFARFARVTDMDLIVTETSAPGGVVEAIRKQGVQVVLT, from the coding sequence ATGTACGCGGTGGAGCGTCGCCAGCAGATCCTGGCCATCGCGCGGCGTGACGGTCGGGTCGCCGTCAACGACCTCGCCGGCAGCTTCCTGGTGGCGCCGGAGACGGTTCGCCGGGATCTGGCGGACCTGGCGAAGCAGGGTCTGGTCAACCGGGTGCACGGAGGTGCGCTGCCGGCCGACCGGATCGGTTTCGAGGGGACCGTCAGCAGCCGATCCGCACGCAACCAGCCGGAGAAGACGCGTATCGCCGCGCGCGCCCGGGCCGAGATCCGTGACGCCGAGGTGATCTTCCTGGACGAGGGCTCGACGGCCGTGATGGTGGCCCTGACGCTGGACCCGGAACGCCCGCTGACCGTCGTCACCGGCTCGATCCCGGTGGTCACCGTCCTCAACGCCCACCCCCGCATCTCGTTGATCCTGCTGGGCGGCCCGGTCCGATCCGGTTCGCTGGCCGCAGCGGGTGCCCTGCCGGCCGGCATGCTGTCGGAGTTCGCGATCGACGTCGCCTTCCTCGGGGCGAACGGGGTGACCGCCCGGCACGGTCTGAGCTGTCCCGATCTGGCCGTCGCGACGGTGAAGACGGCTGCGGTGGCTGCTTCTCGTCGTCGGGTGCTGCTGGCGGACGCCACCAAGTTCGGCCACGACGCGTTCGCCAGATTCGCCAGGGTCACCGACATGGATCTGATCGTCACCGAGACCTCCGCGCCCGGAGGGGTCGTCGAAGCCATTCGCAAGCAGGGGGTTCAAGTGGTCCTCACATGA
- a CDS encoding cellulase family glycosylhydrolase yields MVILDLHSSTTGGPAVFGQRATPDGNSLLFWPSVAAAFRSNHSVMFDAYNEPYSRWNAATGSWAFQLSWSCWKSGGCQAPIEDDYTAALSGRTYTATGMAAIVAAIRATGAAQPILLGGLDYSNDLTGWLANRPADGQLVASFHNYTGQHCSTVVCWNSTVAPVAAVVPVITGEFGEEDGTADFINSYMVWADAHGIGYLPWAWWTEASLTLALLSDDAGTPRAPLGTAFKAHLATLVAPRPPPPPPPPPPPPPPPGVQPAPGSFVPVTPVRLLDTRSGLGALPPGGTASVQIAGRGGVSATVSALAVNVTVTAPTAAGYVTVYPSGAPRPVASILDFTPRETTAGLTVMPIGMDGKILPYNGSRGTAQLLVDIAGYYRSGTPTAAGTFVPVVPARLLDTRTGWGAPIGPLADHGSLTLQVDGSAHVPATGVAAAALTVTVTAPTAPGYLTVFTGGPPGTSNVGFRAGQTVANFAIAPTTRSGTTRLFNGSAGRTQLVADVSGYFLAGAPVVSGAFRTLTPARLLDTRVRTGPIGPGGTLPVQVTGIAGVPTAGVAAVVLNVTVTSPTSVGYLTAFPSGTTRPGTSTLDFTAGRTVANVVVVPVGSDGKVKLYNGSGGSTPVIADVQGYYLA; encoded by the coding sequence GTGGTCATCCTGGACCTGCACTCCTCGACCACCGGCGGACCCGCCGTGTTCGGCCAGCGAGCGACGCCGGATGGCAATTCGCTGTTGTTCTGGCCCTCCGTCGCCGCCGCCTTCAGGTCGAACCACTCGGTGATGTTCGACGCCTACAACGAGCCCTACTCGCGCTGGAACGCCGCCACCGGCAGTTGGGCATTCCAGCTGAGCTGGAGCTGCTGGAAATCCGGCGGCTGCCAGGCGCCGATCGAGGACGACTACACGGCCGCCCTTTCCGGCCGGACCTACACCGCGACCGGTATGGCGGCCATCGTGGCGGCCATCCGCGCAACCGGTGCAGCGCAACCGATCCTGCTGGGCGGACTCGACTACTCCAACGACCTCACCGGCTGGCTGGCGAACCGACCGGCCGACGGCCAACTGGTGGCGTCCTTCCACAACTACACGGGACAACACTGTTCCACCGTCGTCTGCTGGAATTCCACGGTCGCGCCGGTGGCCGCCGTCGTCCCGGTGATCACCGGCGAATTCGGTGAGGAGGACGGCACCGCCGATTTCATCAATTCCTACATGGTCTGGGCCGACGCCCACGGCATCGGCTACCTGCCCTGGGCCTGGTGGACCGAGGCGAGCCTGACTCTGGCACTGCTGTCCGATGACGCCGGCACCCCACGCGCCCCACTGGGTACCGCGTTCAAGGCGCATCTGGCCACGTTGGTGGCGCCACGCCCGCCACCCCCACCACCCCCACCGCCGCCACCGCCACCGCCACCGGGCGTGCAGCCAGCGCCGGGCAGTTTCGTGCCGGTCACTCCGGTGCGGCTGCTGGACACCCGCTCGGGGCTCGGCGCCCTACCACCGGGCGGTACGGCCTCCGTCCAGATCGCCGGCCGCGGCGGTGTATCGGCTACCGTGTCCGCCTTGGCGGTCAACGTCACCGTCACGGCGCCGACGGCCGCCGGCTACGTCACCGTCTACCCGTCGGGGGCGCCCCGGCCGGTGGCCTCGATCCTCGACTTCACACCACGGGAGACGACCGCGGGCCTCACCGTCATGCCCATCGGTATGGATGGAAAAATACTGCCGTACAACGGCTCTCGGGGAACCGCCCAGCTGCTCGTCGACATCGCCGGCTACTACCGCTCCGGGACACCGACGGCGGCGGGTACCTTCGTGCCGGTGGTGCCGGCCCGGCTGCTGGACACCAGGACCGGCTGGGGTGCTCCGATCGGACCGCTGGCCGACCACGGCAGCCTGACCCTGCAGGTCGACGGCAGCGCCCACGTACCGGCCACCGGAGTTGCCGCAGCCGCGCTGACCGTCACGGTGACCGCACCGACCGCACCCGGCTACCTGACCGTCTTCACCGGCGGTCCACCGGGGACCTCCAACGTCGGATTCCGGGCCGGACAGACGGTGGCGAACTTCGCGATCGCGCCGACGACGAGGTCCGGAACCACCCGGCTCTTCAACGGATCGGCGGGGAGAACGCAACTGGTGGCCGACGTGTCGGGTTACTTCCTGGCCGGTGCCCCGGTGGTGTCGGGGGCCTTCCGGACGCTCACGCCGGCCCGACTGCTGGATACGCGCGTGCGCACCGGGCCGATCGGTCCGGGCGGGACGCTCCCGGTCCAGGTGACCGGCATCGCCGGGGTCCCCACCGCCGGCGTCGCAGCCGTCGTGCTGAACGTGACCGTGACGTCGCCCACCTCGGTCGGGTATCTGACGGCCTTCCCGTCCGGTACGACGCGTCCCGGGACTTCGACTCTCGACTTCACCGCCGGGCGCACGGTGGCGAACGTGGTCGTGGTCCCGGTCGGATCGGACGGAAAGGTCAAGCTCTACAACGGTTCCGGCGGATCGACGCCTGTCATCGCCGATGTCCAGGGTTACTACCTGGCCTGA
- a CDS encoding class II fructose-bisphosphate aldolase: MTLSDPRPLLAGASAGGYAVGAFNVIQIEHAEAIVAGAERAGLPVVLQVSENTAAFHRGLAGIGAASLAIAAQATVPVVVHLDHAESEDLIDQAVALGFTSVMFDGAKLPYEQNQVRTAAVVARCHSAGVAVEAELGEVGGKDGAHAPGVRTDPTEAAAFVAATGVDSLAVAVGTSHAMADRSAQVDLELVRWLHQSVPVPLVLHGSSGVDDPGLVAAVKVGMAKVNIATRLNQVMTAVVRQVLHADPKVTDPRKYLGPGRDAVAAEVAMLLRLLHG; encoded by the coding sequence GTGACCTTGTCAGACCCCCGCCCGCTGCTGGCCGGTGCCAGCGCGGGCGGCTACGCCGTCGGTGCGTTCAACGTGATCCAGATCGAGCACGCCGAAGCCATCGTCGCCGGTGCCGAGCGAGCCGGACTGCCGGTAGTACTGCAGGTCTCGGAGAACACGGCCGCATTCCACCGTGGGCTGGCCGGGATCGGGGCGGCCAGTCTGGCGATCGCCGCACAGGCAACCGTTCCGGTGGTGGTCCACCTCGACCACGCTGAGAGCGAAGATCTGATCGACCAGGCCGTCGCCCTCGGCTTCACCTCCGTGATGTTCGACGGTGCCAAGCTGCCCTACGAGCAGAATCAGGTCCGTACGGCCGCGGTGGTGGCTCGCTGCCATTCCGCCGGCGTCGCCGTCGAAGCCGAGCTCGGCGAGGTCGGCGGCAAGGACGGTGCGCACGCCCCCGGGGTGCGGACGGACCCGACCGAGGCGGCGGCTTTCGTCGCCGCGACCGGGGTGGACAGCCTCGCGGTAGCGGTGGGGACCTCCCACGCGATGGCCGACCGATCGGCCCAGGTCGATCTGGAACTGGTCAGGTGGCTCCACCAGAGTGTGCCGGTTCCGCTTGTGCTGCATGGCTCCTCGGGCGTCGACGACCCCGGGCTGGTCGCTGCGGTCAAGGTGGGCATGGCGAAGGTGAACATCGCGACCAGGCTGAACCAGGTGATGACCGCGGTGGTCCGGCAGGTGCTGCACGCTGATCCGAAGGTCACCGATCCGCGGAAGTACCTCGGCCCCGGACGGGACGCCGTGGCCGCCGAGGTGGCGATGCTGCTCCGGCTCCTGCACGGCTGA
- a CDS encoding glycoside hydrolase family 3 C-terminal domain-containing protein: MRYGTPMIMVGFDDDLPRPAATAVFRARITAHGPVELGFVGLGRWQLDAGTERLTATITPTSADPGEAVLRPPSKVFTVDVDGELDVVATVDLRPGPDAGAAGGLGMVGLLGLVARPAAPPVEQVLAAAVAAAAAADVAVVVVGLTEEQETESVDKDTLALPGAQDALVIAVATVARQTVVVVNAATPILMPWLDAVDAVLWVGLPGQEGGHAVAATLVGDIEPAGRLVTTFPVADDAAPAWSVTPTDGTLEYTEGTFIGYRGHAAGHAPAPAFWLGHGLGYSTWEYAEPALVPGGSTSPTVEVCITNSGARDSREVVQVYFQPVEADQPVRLVGWQAARVAGGLSSTVTVATDARLWRRWDTSVDRWTALTPGGKLLIARGLGDVRGTIQL; encoded by the coding sequence ATGCGCTACGGCACCCCGATGATCATGGTCGGTTTCGACGACGATCTCCCCAGACCCGCTGCCACCGCGGTCTTCCGGGCCCGGATCACCGCCCACGGACCCGTCGAGCTCGGCTTCGTGGGGCTCGGCCGCTGGCAACTCGATGCTGGAACCGAACGCCTCACGGCGACCATCACCCCGACGTCCGCCGACCCCGGGGAGGCCGTGCTGCGGCCACCGTCCAAGGTCTTCACCGTCGACGTGGACGGCGAACTCGACGTCGTCGCCACGGTGGACCTTCGCCCGGGGCCCGATGCCGGTGCCGCCGGTGGCCTCGGGATGGTCGGTCTGCTCGGGCTGGTCGCCCGCCCGGCGGCGCCTCCGGTCGAGCAGGTCCTGGCGGCTGCCGTCGCTGCCGCTGCCGCAGCCGATGTCGCGGTGGTCGTCGTCGGGCTGACCGAGGAGCAGGAGACCGAGTCGGTCGACAAGGACACTCTCGCGCTTCCCGGCGCGCAGGATGCGCTCGTCATTGCCGTGGCGACGGTGGCCAGGCAGACCGTCGTCGTGGTCAATGCGGCCACACCGATCCTGATGCCGTGGCTGGACGCGGTCGACGCCGTGCTCTGGGTCGGTCTGCCCGGGCAGGAGGGCGGGCACGCGGTGGCGGCCACCCTGGTCGGTGACATCGAACCGGCCGGCCGGCTCGTCACCACGTTCCCGGTCGCGGACGACGCCGCTCCCGCCTGGTCGGTGACCCCGACGGACGGGACCCTGGAATACACGGAGGGAACCTTCATCGGCTACCGCGGCCACGCCGCCGGACACGCTCCGGCACCGGCCTTCTGGCTCGGCCATGGCCTCGGCTACAGCACCTGGGAGTACGCCGAACCGGCGCTGGTGCCCGGCGGCTCCACCTCGCCGACGGTCGAGGTGTGCATCACCAACTCCGGTGCACGGGACAGCCGGGAGGTCGTGCAGGTCTACTTCCAGCCGGTCGAGGCCGACCAACCGGTCCGCCTGGTCGGCTGGCAGGCCGCCCGGGTGGCCGGCGGTCTGAGCAGTACCGTCACCGTCGCGACCGACGCGAGGCTGTGGCGGCGGTGGGACACCTCGGTCGATCGCTGGACCGCACTGACCCCCGGCGGGAAACTGCTGATCGCCCGCGGGCTCGGTGACGTCCGCGGAACCATCCAGCTGTGA